A region from the Pirellulales bacterium genome encodes:
- a CDS encoding cupin domain-containing protein: MPRTAFALEPNEGETFDAGPFHIVTRIHGDESAQAFELYDLTIGPATVDYHVHHTMDETLCVVEGEVEFNLAGDLFTRPAGSVAFVPRGVHHGFTNHGPQRARVLITFSPARSQDEYFRLLEKLFAAATLDTAALADLQRRYDQQLVAAEACHA; this comes from the coding sequence ATGCCGCGCACCGCATTCGCCCTGGAACCCAACGAAGGCGAAACGTTTGACGCAGGCCCGTTTCATATTGTCACCCGGATACACGGCGACGAATCAGCGCAGGCCTTCGAACTGTACGACCTGACGATCGGCCCGGCCACGGTCGACTATCACGTCCACCACACGATGGACGAGACGCTGTGCGTTGTCGAAGGAGAGGTCGAATTCAACCTGGCCGGCGATTTATTCACACGCCCGGCCGGTTCGGTGGCCTTTGTCCCGCGCGGCGTCCATCACGGCTTCACGAATCATGGCCCGCAGCGCGCCCGGGTGCTGATCACGTTCAGCCCCGCTCGATCGCAAGACGAGTATTTCCGGTTGCTGGAAAAACTGTTCGCGGCAGCAACGCTAGACACCGCGGCGCTCGCGGATCTACAACGGCGTTACGATCAGCAA